The DNA sequence ctctttcaaaaaatGAACTCATTACTCGTTCAAACTACAACTACTGAACTACTCTTCTCATTCGCTCTCTGTTTTTGTTCTGTGGTCCATTGGTCCCTGCACTTCATTGCTCAAGTTATCACTCTTTAACACACATAAATCCTCACTTTTAATTCTGTTACATTTCAGAACAAGTCACTGTCTCTTAAAGCATCATCACAGTAAACTAAGAGTATGAAAAAATTGTTCCCCCAAAGCCtctgaaataaaaaagtaaacgATTCTTTGCTTGTGTTTCTGTTTGAGTTTTTGACATTTTTGTTATGTGATATTGGGATGCTCTACACATTATGTACTTCACAGTATTTGTGGAGTGGGGACAAATGCATTTTTCCTTTATACTAAAGTGAAAAAAGATAACATAATCAATTTAAAGTTACCCCTTTGAAAAAAACTGTTTCATTGCAGGACCAAACCACCTCTTAGGTAAGTATATGGTTTGATGGGAGAAGTTTTGAATTTGGGTTTGGtttccaatttattttattatgaatttgagtttatatatgtatatataaacattcACATTAAATAATCTgtataatggaaaaaaaatattacatgagAGTGAGATTGGgaaattataaacatataacCATGCCtaactaaaattgaaaactttgttaaaagcacttttatttttatggtttaattttataagttctTATTGAGatctaataaataatatattatcctCTCTGGTTTGTACAAGGAAGACGTCATgctatatattaatttttttaaataaaatataacattatactgttaatattttgaaaaaacaattatcATGCTTTAAATAAATCTGATAAATGGCTTATCAAGtattttaaagttatgaaaattttcttctattctataaaaattaaaaatattgcatttcttaaaaaattattaagtttagGTGTATCCCTACCGTTAAAAGTAGCCGAACTTCTACCACATAAAAAAGGGTGAATTCTGTTAAATATAAGACTTAAATATTTtgcaattagttttttttttctttctgcatatattaaatttcaccaatataatgtaaattttacgtaaaaaataattactactTTAAATCGTTATTTTGGTTTATtgtatattagtaaaaaaaaaagtgcactTAAAATATATGTGTGTCAACTCCTTTGTtaggtgaaaaaaataaaaacatctcttattataattattaaaataaaaaatttattaaaattataaaaaataattatacaataaataatttttatagttttattatatgtaattaatttttataattgttattataactgacttattgaatttcaaaatagtTACAAAACTTAGatggtaaaataataaaataaatatattaataaaaataaaataaaataattaattacatacattaaaagtggtaaaaaaaataattaaaatataatttatcttcattaatatttattgatacAACTGTCTTTGTATTTTAGTTGATATAGAAACAGAGCTATGTCTTACGgttgaatatttaaattgataaaaaaaactatatttttaaataaaatattgttggtCCAGTTACATTTTTAACCTGTCAAATCGAagatagtttttttaatttaacttttagatTAAAACAACTATTctagtttttcaaaattaaaaagaatacataattttaatattcaaacaCTGTGCtttaacccttaattatattttataatttttatatttaaaatataatattttaaaagtaaaatatatttttaaaaagtaatttaaaatcttacgtattagaaataaattattattatttgatgagAAATGATGGTGTTAATTGATTGTATTGCACGTTATCTGTTACGGCTCGTCTTTCCATCTCAAATCTCTatgcaaataaaaatatattatttgtttaagagattataCTAAAAAACAATGTTTCATGCCTGCAGCATTGGTACGACAAAGTTGGCGTTTCATATCCTAtgcatttttataataatatccaAATACCTTCTACCTTGTTATTCCcaataaattatcaaaatttaacttaattcgttagtagtattaaaaaataatcaccATAATCCAAATGTTAGaagtatttaataaatgataaatgattAGTGTGTTAAGCATATCATATATGTtgtataatacaattttattaaaatataaaatattgacattCATAATGATAATGATGTACCTTGAATTGTCATGaagtaattaaatctaaaatactaattaatcttaagataattttgaataattttatatttaatttttttagttataataataataatcaattttgaattatattaaatttataattgatgacTTAAAAAACCACTTGTTTTGAACataatgttgtttttttaaaattacaaatttgtaGTCATTTTGACGTTGGTATTCGTATATATACCAATATCGCAAAAGTAGTCTAGGAGTTAGTCAGTAATTCATGAGTTATGTAacaattctattttattaagcATTCAATattagtaattataattaaacttaattttattagagTTTTTAAACTACAAAATGTTATATACTATAAATGTGGTCAACATAACTTAAAACTCAAAAATGAATACTAAgagtttatttcaatttttcaaaatgttataaaaagaataacatTTAACATGTATATGTTGTTATTATTGCGATCAGCTCCTATATCtactttcatatttaaaatacacAAAATTGCAAGAGTAAATTAATTATCgtagaaataaaattcaatttgaaaattctataattttcacacaaaaaaattatcaaaataaatcctgagatatataaaataaaaatcagccAAACATCAAACTAAAGAGTAATATCTAGACTCAGTCTAGTAGAAACTAGTGTATTGAATGGATTCATAAGACTTTGAATCTATCATATTGTCTCACTTCGCTTCCTTCTTTACAACTTTTGATCACATGTAACTCATATATTTCACCCAGTACTAAAAGGTTTAACTCCACTAGCTCTATAAATATTATGATCCTTTCTCATATCATAATGTCTGTCAAGTGAAGTCTCCTTCGACTCTCACCACCTACTTGTCTTCCTCATGTGACTTAGACACTAGTAGAGTCAGgataatataacataaaaaatccCCTTTAATACACTTTGACTCACCATACATTAACGTTTTCCCTTGGAAATAACTAATTTGACAATCCAAACACACCAAATCTTCACAATTACTTATACAATATCAAGTATAACTCAACataattataaacataatttgTGGCATACAAATAAACTATTTAGTAACATAAaccatttcaaataaaaaaaaaatcacgtaaAGATTACATAAACTTACTactttcttaaaaattataaacactGTGTCACACTCACTACTACATTATTCAATGCATTAATTCTCCCATTTCTACTCTTTACACACCATAAGCATAAGGATTATCAGTTTAAGCATGTCTCTAACTAATTCATCAATTCTATAAGAATCACTATACCATGTCAAATATATTCCATCTTTCAAATATCAGGACTTTTTTGTAAATATGGGTCATTTTGACcaataatttgtaaatatgggtcctttgaaaacttttttgtaaatttggGTCATGTCGTCAGGGGGGAGGACGACATTCAAGAAGAAGTCGTCCTCCCAAAGGCcggtttccttttttttttctttttttaaatcgAAGTCGCTAGGCGGGAGACCGGTTTCTACACTGAAGTCGTCAAGCAGAAGACcgatttcagtttttttttaacgttgcacttttattttattttttaaaaattttcagttttctttttttttaacctcAATTTATTTTACACAATTTTCTTAAGAGTAgttattacatttaatttaatttattgggaattcattttgttattggtaaaataaagtaattttaaaaaatacagaaataatataatttaaatgcgCAACCTAAATGAtacgtaataaaaataacaaaataaaaattacataataaaagtaacagaataaaaattacataataaaaacaacacaataaaaattacataataaaaataacacaataaaaattacataataaaattactgaCGATAGGGACAGTTGCCCCTATGATGTCCTTCATTTCTACAATATGAACATTTGCTTCGTCTATTTGGATTTGGTTCATCCATCTCATTATGGATTCTATTAGTTGGTGGTCTTCCCCTTACCCTACAGCGCATGTTTGGGTCTGGAATGAAATTTGGTCCGGTGTACGGTGACCAATATTCTTTATTCCTAACCGGATGAAATTGTATCTCATATGCTTTATTGATGTTGTAGAGGCTATAAACTGGATGGATGTATGAGGTTAGGTCTATATGCGAGAAAGAGCAAACAACTATTACGTGATGACAAGGCAGTCAAAGAGCTTGAAAATGACCACAATCACACCACCAATCATTTAATCTAACTGTAAAAGACATTGGTAGGCGGTGATCATGTGGAGAAAACATCTCTTGAActtgaaattcattattttctcttgAGTATCGACGAACTTGACACATTCCCGCTTATTGTTGATTTTTTCTAATGATAGCATTAATTTCCTCTGTATATTGGTGGCCTGCTCGTAACATGGAGTTTGCCTTAACCCCTATCTCAACAAATCATGTTGCGGTCCTTTCAAATGTTGCCTTAATTAGAACACAAATTGGTAATTAACGAGctctttttaaaacaaaattcatacaTTATGCCAGGTTTGTTGTCATGTGCCCGAATCTACTACCTCCATCGTAGGCTTGagtccatttttgtagtggtatcATGTCAATCCAAGATGCCACTTCTGGTGAATAGGATCTCAAAGCTGCCAATTTAGCATCCAATATGGGTTGTTTCACCTCGTAAGCtgtaaaaatacaattatattagttagtttaattattgaatgtggtgaatgaaagaaaaaaaattattacccaTATTCTTTAACTGGTTCTTTAATTCGtgattcttgaattttttgttgaaatttgaagCAATATGATGTATGCAGTATACTGATTGCAGTCCATCTGCTTCCCATTGTACTTCTTCAGATTGTAGGGTTGCCAATATGCCTTTCCCCCTGTCTGTTATCAAGTAGAGATTTGATTGTGGTGTAACATGCTCCCTTAAGAGTTGAAAAAACCATATTAAGGCCTCCTTTGTTTCTCCTTCCACTATTGCGAAGGCCAAAGGGAATATGTTACGTGACCCATCTTGAGCTAGTGTTGTTAGCAATGTCCCTTGATATCTTCCTGTCATAAATGTCCGATCTACTTGGACAACTGGCTTGCAATAGTTAAACCCTTGGATGCATGGTCCAAAAGACCAAAATACGCGTTCCATAATATAGCAAGAAGGGTCAAGTTGGCCACTTACTTGTACAGGAGATCCAGTGCATTGAATTATTGTGCCGGGATTGCTTTGTTGTACAGCTTGATACCACCTGGGAAGTTTATTGTAAGACTCTTCCCAATCTCCGAACTCCTTAGCAAGCGCTTTTTGCTTACCATTCCAGGCTTTGTCATATGATACTGAATATCcgaaacaatttttaatttcagcTATCAAACTTTTGATAGGTATGGAAGGATTTTCCTTTACAGAGTTCATCACAATAGAACCAATTTGGTTGGAATCAAGGTTGACATGATCTGCAGGTTGCATGGTTGACAAACAGGTGTGTGATCCGTCAATCTTTCTAATTTCCCAATTCAAACTTCGCTTGCTATAAGGAGCCCGTAAACGCCACGGGCAACCTTTTTTGTAGTCGACACATCGACATATAAATTTTTCAGATTTGctctcaacaacaacaaatctATAACCATTGTCAATATGGTATTGCTTGATACATGACACTGTGGactcttttgtgtcaaaagACATGCCAACACATAGTGAATTTTCAGTCACTGGATTTGAAGCTTGAAGTGAGGTGTGACTTGATGACCCACTATGATCCGTTGTATGGACTGTATATTGGTTGGTAACCAACTCATCTTCACTAAAATCAGACAAAATATCTGGATATTGATTCAACTGATCTGTCATTTGTGTATAAATTTGAATAAGGTACGAACAAAACAAAGTGAACGAGTCTCTCCTGAAATGATACTGAAATGAGTATAAATATTAACTACCCTGCTTCCtataaatattaactttaaGAGACCTGCTTCCTGCCCACGAACACATTTAGTATGGCTGAAGCCGCTTTTAATTACAATGTCTTTCTCTTAAAGTAAGCGACTTCATTAATTAAACCACCCACTTCATTAAACACATGTCAGCACGGACCACCCACTTCATTAAACACAAACCGGTGCATGTCAGGACGGAGTTGGTGGCCATTAAAGAGAAACCGTTAGGTCACCTAACGACTTCAATTGATTGTCGTCCGCGTGGCTGACAACTTTAATGAGGTGTCGTCCGCGTGAGTGACGACTTTGGCTTCACTCGGCCTAACACCATCACGTGCGTGCAATTATTGCTTGACGACTGTGCTGTTGACTGTTGACTGTGCGCTGCTCCACCACCACGGAATCAGTGTAATTAATGGAGTGGCAGAGATTCTCCTACTCCCTATGCCATGCACAGCTAAAAATTTGCATGCATTCGTCCAAAATGGTGGCAGCCTTTACACCTTTAATTGAATGCTCTCACAACCATAAGCCACAACCAGCTTTTAAAATTTGATGGACAGTGCATTGTGGAAAATCACGTGAAGAGATTTCGAGTATTGGTTCAAATACTCTCAAGTTGCACATATTCATCACTTTGTGCATTCAGCTTGGATTAGCAGTTTGAGGTTGCGCGCATTATGAGAGTTTTCAACACTTCACCACACATTTCTAAGCTTCTACTTTCAAGGTTCAactatcttttaatattttgttgtcaATTAATTTTCAGATTatgttctaatttttattttcaatttctaaacACGTTTAGTATGGCACAAAATGGACGTCTATCCCGGGATATGTCACTACTTCGGCTTCAACACGAACATATCACTCACGACTTATGGGAAGGACGGGAACGAGTTCTTAGACCGAGAAGAGTTGGAGTTTGGATACTAAACAACCAAGACATACTTGATCCCcgtgtcataaatttaattcaacGGACTGGATTCGGACACGCCTTATATATCCCGGACATGGATGTCAACCACTTCCTCATCAGTTCTTTATTAGAAAGGTGGAGATCAGAAACTCACACATTTCACTTCCCCCATGGAGAGACTACTGTGACACTAGAGGATGTAGTCGTCCTCCTTGGCCTACCGATAGACGGAGATGTGGTCATTGGTCCCACTACGGTTCAGGACATATTCGCCACCTTCCATGAACACCTAGGTGTCATCCCACCACCGACGGTGATAAGAGGGAACTCAATTAGAGTTTCTTGGTTAAACTCTACTTTCCAACAGCTTCCACCGAATGCAAACAATGAGGTTATTGCTCAATATGCGAGAGCGTACATTCTCACATTGATTGGAAGCATTTTTGTctacacccaatttcgtccgggtgaataaatttatttttgaaaaataaaaaataataaaaaaagggttttttagaaaataaaaaaaatgtgaacaaaattttcttcaaaaagattttcaaacatcaactttagaaaaaaaaaagaaaaagaaaaaaaaaggatgaagagcccaatttgttattaattttcatgagcccaataactcaaatattttctatctttgtttCTGATAgggaaattaattatataataataattagaagcaatatctcttcaattggtaagaatcaatattattaattgggattaattttgtgctctgatttgttattgatcttgattgattttgtgctctggtTTGCTACGATTTGATTCTCATAATGTGTTGCTATCATGACCAactccttccttatattgttcattacaattaagactgggattgcattgatattgcaaggtgtgagtataaatacgcactctgtcatgaccaaaaaaaaagaattctCTACATTACTCTAATtttttcccatcaccactcccacatacacacctccTTTCTGatctctcttaaaaaaaacatattgaaggaggtagagaaaaaaaatatcatctaccctctctcttcctctcattaccacccacatagacacctctcatctttatctctcttgaaaaaaaacacaaaaatattataaaaggagCCAAGAAAAAAGAAGAGGCATAAGGTACGTcattgttagtttctttttcttttgatttttttttaactttcattattttgtttaaatcataaaaattgtttttttcctatttctttGGTGTCTGCCCGACCGCTCGCGTTGCATTATACCCATTCtagacttttgttttttctaaaaaaatatatacaaatgatctaaaaataaaaaatagttttttttgtttactcttttatatctatttggttgctcacgtcgcaatgacatccacaactactttaaaatagcttcaaaaaaatattaaaaatttataaatgattaaaaaataaaaaaacaaaatattagaaaaaataatttatttcaagtgtctgtccggccgctcgcgtcgcgtgacaccaattttaaaataatattaaatttaaataaaaagattttcaaaattataaaacaaattaaatcattttcaaataatttttcaaatagatttttcataaagaactacgtaaccctgattcttcaattcacatggagatacgtaggagcgaggattaatcctcgtcgggcccaaaatttcaaaaaaatattttagttttttttttgtacattcttttattactaattttggggaaaattaaatatttcgaaaaaccacataacttttgcatatttaattaaaggtaccgtcttaggacgggcgttgtggggtgctaataccttccccacgcgtaaccgactcccggacccaaattttggtttttcgcagaccgtgctcttttttatggttttccatagtttcctataataactatggtggcgactccaaactctgtttttacaaattttatttttttggttcgtcgtcccgtcgcgatttcggttgcgacagatggcgactccactggggatGCTAGAGAGTCAgaccatttatttggatgtgcaaaattgatgtggtttttctttatatttttttctttctttttttttgtatgtgttttttttatatttagaataattatatgtgtatattcttctttatttttgtatttttaataattgcCAAGTGTGGGTTTGGGTATACATTgtgttctcccttcacacacacacattttattcattacatgagtggggccctatacccgggtctgagttgcttagaattagaggggattatgtagcagtgtcacagtggatgtacttctcaagtggtcattgtgagaaccccagctagagttgtttgcttcattggtacttccacctcttgttgtttaccaactgtcgtgggaaatgtcatgaagtgggccatagctctagtgaccttgatatttaggtattagggaACTATCCTTGTGAGCACACATACTTTCCCTTAGAACTTCAAGCATCAAACCCATGTTAAATAAAGACACTAAAGGGAGACTATTTACGTCCTTTACCCTCACctttccttgtatataataataaatgcatCACAATCACACCATTATTAGCCATAAACATACATTTCATTAGCATATCATGTGAATAAGTGCCCTGTGAGACACAACAAATACATATTGCATTCCATTTTGTGGTCATTCATGATACATTATCCAAAGATTCAAACACATAACATGCatcaacataaatttaaaaaataaaaaataaaaaattttacactACAATAAGTTCAATTTGTTTCCCACTTCTTTTATCACCAAATTCTTAGAATCTTTCttatgaaaaatgagaaaaaataataaaactttctttggtcaaatcagtggatttaataaagaaataaaatattgtttattatcatttcttttgaaatactCATCTAATCTTGCATGCATGAAATTGCTCAAATCTATCTTTCTTTCCATCTTTCTTCCACCATaaaccttgtttttttttttccatggaaaattatcataaaggggaCACGTACCTTAAAAAGGATTACCATAAACTCTCTGAACacaaaaaaagtgaagaaaagtcTGCTAGACTAAAAACTTTGAAGGACAGTCTAGggaaaaataagacaaaaaaaagtgaaaaaaaaaaacaaaacaaaggacATCCTGTTAcatgaactaaattattttcctctgaattaaagttttgttgagaaaaataaccatgatttgaaatgatgtgtggccatgtttctttatctaaaaaagaaaacaaaagtgattatcctttgctacccaatttgagccttccaaaaaatttctttcaaattaccctaAATAAGGATCACCCTTCCACTAagggttgacataatgtttgcatttgtttcatccGACTGGTAGTTCAccatacaaaaatatcaaaataaaaagaaaaagaaagaaatgatatggttatatagaaaaaaaaagtttgaagaatgagaataaaaggtcaaaatatagaaaaaataggTGAACAAGAAAAAGTCAAACAAATTctgaatgaaacattattcaaagatccttgTTGAAACAATCCTCACATCACTTGTTTGGGCCTTTACTATCATTTACTTCCATACCACTAGCCTTGGCcacaatacaagcctaataaagtccacatagatcaaagattggttgttatttttcgaaggttttaatttagaggaaaattttgatttgctaacaggtttgttctaaaaaaaataaaaaaaaaaaaattgaaaaagtgtgttcagagattttcttttaaacattgGGGCAGTTTATGTTTGGTTTACATGTTTTCAAAACTCCAAAATCAACATAGTCAATCAAGCAATCTGGTTAAATTTGGGTTGTcccctttcaattcattcttcatgaaattCCATTTTTGCTCATACAGTATCCTCCGCTCTAAGCCTAAACCTTGACCAACCTTACATagtccatctttatcaatcccAAACCCAAACTGGGGCAGTCACTTCGTTTGTGATTCATATATTCTTATCATTCATTTTGAATTGGggcatttatttacattgaagacTGTGATCACATTAGGGGCAACTTATGAAGACCTTGTCATTTTTCCACCTCCTCGTTTGGGAAAAGTGAAACACGCTTTTGCACCCTAAAACCATCCTAGGCTCTCACACTAGgggcaattttgttttgaagtccACATcatttccttcatatcatcaatAACTAGGGAAAGCCCAAATATATTTTGTGCCccgagaccaattcaaattggggcaactccctagttaatcttcatcacctcatccaaaccttttcaagcccttggcaatttcatgcatgtcattcaaatagtatttcaaaataatgattaaaaaagtgtttgttAGTAAACTGATTAGACCAGGAAATGatttagaaaagtaaaaaaaattcaaagtagaatgattccatgaattcgaaataacaatgaaatggggGTCAATTCGAATTTGTTTTCGAAAATATACAAAAGGAAAATTCATACATAAGGCATTTCATGCATCATACCAAGCCATCATCCATATATGCATTGAGTACATCAACTTCATGAATAAACAACTACATGGTCAACTCAAATTTCTTGATAGTCAACACCCAAGCCCGTTTCCACATTGGCCCCCAAGCCCAACTTCCACACTGGTTCCTAAGCCCAGATTTCACACTAACCTCAAACCCAGTTTCCACACTGGCCCCTAAACCCAATTTTGTTTGGCctcacaaatttttttttctagcctCTAAGCCTAGTTTTCCttgctctcaaattaaaaaggaaaatgaaaaaaagcaaATTCCACCCATGAATCCACGCATCCATGTATGCATCATCATataggttcaaaaagaaaatcataacatgtcATCCATCATAAtccacaaaatcattgaaaatcatttaaaaaaaggtcaacaatgataattttttgtgtAAGTCTCACCAATGTTAGACATACATGCAATGTTTGTTGACACTTCAAAAGCAAAATTCAGGTTCtctttttatacatcaagaccctctgcaaggcaatggtcattgatttcttatgtcacatcgaggccctctgcgaggcaatggccATCGATCTCtttatatcaagaccctctgcaaagcaatggtaattgatttcttatgtcacatcgaggccctttgcgaggcaatggtcatcgatctctttatatcaagaccctctgtgaggcaatggtcattttttttttcgaatcgGGACCCTCTACATGATAATGGTCATCAAATCCTTtagatatagaccctctcctcgggattggtctaatctctttttcaaaaagtcaaagTACAAAAAGAATATGGTTTGTCAAATCGTGACCCTCTAAATGGTAATGGTCACCGAATCTTTTGAATAAACCCTCTCAACGGATTTGAtctaatttggttttttcaaaaagtaaaaaaaaaaaaacaaaaagaattagtGTGTCAAACTGAGACCCTCTACTTGGTATGGTCaaatttgtcttcaaatttgtcttcttttgaaacccgaacgaaattaatgtttttatctttacttatcttttattacgataatatgaaaaagtcaaaatttcaaattatctaataaaatctaagtaaagaggggcagctgtcaacacccaatttcgtccgggtgaataaatttatttttgaaaaaaataaaataaaaaaaaagggttttttagaaaataaaaaaaatgtgaacaaaattttcttcaaaaagattttcaaacatcaactttagaaaaaaaaagaaaaaagaaaaaaaaaggatgaagagcccaatttgttattaattttcatgagcccaataactcaaatattttctatctttgtttCTGATAgggaaattaattatataataataattagaagcaatatctcttcaattggtaagaatcaatattattaattgggattaattttgtgctctgatttgttattgatcttgattgattttgtgctctggtTTGCTACGATTTGATTCTCATAATGTGTTGCTATCATGACCAactccttccttatattgttcattacaattaagactgggattgcattgatattgcaaggtgtgagtataaatacgcactctgtcatgaccaaaaaaaaagaattctCTACATTACTCTAATtttttcccatcaccactcccacatacacacctccTTTCTGatctctcttaaaaaaaaacatattgaaggaggtagagaaaaaaaatatcatctaccctctctcttcctctcattaccacccacatagacacctctcatctttatctctcttgaaaaaaacacaaaaatattataaaaggagCCAAGAAAAAAGAAGAGGCATAAGGTACGTcattgttagtttctttttcttttgattttttttttaactttcattattttgtttaaatcataaaaattgtttttttcctatttctttGGTGTCTGCCCGACCGCTCGCGTTGCATTATACCCATTCtagacttttgttttttctaaaaaaatatatacaaatgatctaaaaataaaaaatagttttttttgtttactcttttatatctatttggttgctcacgtcgcaatgacatccacaactactttaaaatagcttcaaaaa is a window from the Vigna unguiculata cultivar IT97K-499-35 chromosome 7, ASM411807v1, whole genome shotgun sequence genome containing:
- the LOC114191265 gene encoding uncharacterized protein LOC114191265, yielding MTDQLNQYPDILSDFSEDELVTNQYTVHTTDHSGSSSHTSLQASNPVTENSLCVGMSFDTKESTVSCIKQYHIDNGYRFVVVESKSEKFICRCVDYKKGCPWRLRAPYSKRSLNWEIRKIDGSHTCLSTMQPADHVNLDSNQIGSIVMNSVKENPSIPIKSLIAEIKNCFGYSVSYDKAWNGKQKALAKEFGDWEESYNKLPRWYQAVQQSNPGTIIQCTGSPVQVSGQLDPSCYIMERVFWSFGPCIQGFNYCKPVVQVDRTFMTGRYQGTLLTTLAQDGSRNIFPLAFAIVEGETKEALIWFFQLLREHVTPQSNLYLITDRGKGILATLQSEEVQWEADGLQSVYCIHHIASNFNKKFKNHELKNQLKNMAYEVKQPILDAKLAALRSYSPEVASWIDMIPLQKWTQAYDGGSRFGHMTTNLA
- the LOC114191266 gene encoding protein MAIN-LIKE 2-like — its product is MSLLRLQHEHITHDLWEGRERVLRPRRVGVWILNNQDILDPRVINLIQRTGFGHALYIPDMDVNHFLISSLLERWRSETHTFHFPHGETTVTLEDVVVLLGLPIDGDVVIGPTTVQDIFATFHEHLGVIPPPTVIRGNSIRVSWLNSTFQQLPPNANNEVIAQYARAYILTLIGSIFVYTQFRPGE